One segment of Rubripirellula amarantea DNA contains the following:
- the xylA gene encoding xylose isomerase: protein MTAFPDVPTIEYEGPQSDNPLAFRWYNPDEMIEGKSMKDHLRFSIVYWHTFRGTGADPFGPGTAVRPWDDGTDTVENAQNRARVAFELFEKLQAPYYAFHDRDVAPEGESLSETNKIFDAVADVLEEEQKRSGIKLLWGTANMFSNPRFMHGAATTCNADVFAYAAAQVKKAMEVTKRLGGENYVFWGGREGYQNLYNTDMKRELDHLGKFFHMAVDYAKQIGFDGQFLIEPKPKEPTKHQYDSDAAACMNFLRAYGLEDHFKLNLETNHATLAGHTMMHEIDYAGMQGALGSIDANTGDMLLGWDTDQFGTDYYLTTQTMYYILKHGGLGSGGVNFDAKVRRESFEPVDLFYAHIGSMDAYAKGLKIAAAIRADRAIEDFIAARYASFGEGIGAKIESGSVGFAELEAYMLEKGDSAPNASGRQELLENVVNKYIDRV from the coding sequence ATGACTGCTTTTCCTGACGTCCCAACCATCGAGTACGAAGGTCCTCAAAGCGATAATCCTCTCGCCTTTCGTTGGTATAACCCGGACGAAATGATCGAAGGCAAGTCGATGAAGGATCACTTGCGATTCTCGATCGTGTACTGGCACACGTTCCGTGGCACCGGGGCTGACCCGTTTGGTCCGGGCACCGCGGTTCGTCCGTGGGACGATGGAACTGATACGGTGGAAAATGCACAAAACCGTGCACGCGTGGCGTTTGAATTATTTGAAAAGCTGCAAGCTCCTTACTACGCGTTCCATGATCGCGACGTGGCTCCCGAAGGCGAATCACTTTCAGAGACAAACAAGATCTTTGATGCAGTCGCGGACGTCCTTGAAGAGGAACAAAAGCGAAGCGGCATAAAGTTGCTTTGGGGCACCGCCAACATGTTTAGCAATCCTCGCTTCATGCATGGTGCTGCGACGACCTGCAATGCAGACGTGTTTGCATATGCTGCTGCTCAAGTGAAGAAGGCGATGGAAGTCACCAAACGCCTGGGCGGTGAAAATTACGTGTTCTGGGGCGGTCGCGAAGGCTATCAAAACCTCTACAACACGGATATGAAACGAGAACTAGACCACCTCGGTAAGTTCTTCCATATGGCAGTGGACTATGCAAAGCAGATCGGTTTCGACGGACAATTTTTGATCGAGCCTAAGCCGAAGGAACCGACCAAGCACCAGTACGACAGTGACGCGGCGGCGTGCATGAACTTCTTGCGAGCTTATGGCTTGGAAGATCACTTCAAGCTGAATCTGGAGACCAACCACGCAACGCTGGCTGGGCACACGATGATGCACGAAATTGATTACGCCGGTATGCAAGGTGCCTTGGGAAGTATTGATGCCAACACTGGCGACATGCTGCTGGGTTGGGACACCGATCAATTCGGAACCGACTACTACCTGACCACGCAGACGATGTATTACATCTTGAAGCACGGTGGATTAGGTAGCGGCGGTGTGAACTTCGACGCGAAGGTTCGCCGTGAATCCTTCGAACCTGTTGATTTGTTTTATGCCCATATTGGAAGCATGGATGCCTACGCCAAGGGCCTGAAGATTGCTGCGGCAATTCGAGCTGACCGAGCGATCGAAGACTTCATCGCGGCTCGTTATGCGAGTTTCGGCGAAGGCATCGGTGCCAAAATCGAATCGGGCAGCGTTGGCTTCGCAGAACTCGAGGCCTACATGCTTGAGAAAGGCGATTCCGCTCCGAACGCGAGCGGTCGCCAAGAACTGCTTGAAAACGTGGTCAATAAGTACATTGATCGCGTTTAG
- a CDS encoding dockerin type I domain-containing protein: protein MAADSIGVTPTDNGEFLVGRVAVTPVLFESDGSIDQQSQNWTTDEIAETLAKVTEGLQWWTDTLDSLNTVHSLEFVIDDTFAANPVDTAYEPIDRNTSALNLYVGDFLTDQGYGDAGTVEQAVALLNNDQRIKHDADWAFTIFIVDSSDDPDGLFAAGGSFAAAFAYPGGLFIVTPSTRPASTIAHEMGHIFWARDEYSGGGSWTDQRGYYNTQNLNAADNPTTGFVQEISIMRGGVPLTAAFENHVSPASTLAMVGWQDSDGDGIFDFADVPLQLDGIGSFNSETSLYRFAGSASAVPLQNRNSSGNQSDITLNEISQLQYRLDGGDWLTAATVGAQSADLDVEFSIGEAFETIELRVIDDSVGVTSELVSGTNLLPAIAGSSISGIAFLDQNGDGQRSDDEPLLANHLVTVRQADGSALFETEIVADAFDDDGELPSDAALGMTLSADGIVASSMIGVFDSESVSGRVFHSYDLQRERWSERFDDRVALVANFHLDTVPVSVGEVSVTAGGLDQGSYARIEGYDGDGNLVARATSSLIDDGQSETITLTDVLGRIEQIRVFGHADTSIVVSEIVAGVSGELQTDSLGVWRLNHLPLGDYQIEVTPQVITQSFDSVPQVVSVTAEASSVLMAGAVRVDSPRHNLISAEDVNDDGKITSLDALLIINDMSRSTSRVLGLHETEGFYIDVNNDGSVTALDALLVINSIGRSESGEPERIAQSESQLGTGTGTGTGTKPSQSFYSADSSIPSKPGVSSPFVDPVPEVTSDANDLVFTKWGTDLSDRTDLAGRETTDESAGRVATDSTPMTLVSLEKVDRSDLEARNLSLIRRPTLNDDPIAKPIHPNSITEMAEITAELVDPFGEPFWRWLV, encoded by the coding sequence ATGGCGGCCGACTCGATTGGTGTGACTCCGACCGACAACGGAGAGTTCCTGGTGGGACGTGTTGCTGTCACGCCCGTCCTATTTGAGAGCGACGGGAGCATCGATCAACAGTCGCAGAACTGGACGACCGATGAGATCGCCGAGACACTCGCGAAGGTTACCGAAGGGCTGCAGTGGTGGACTGATACTCTCGATTCGCTCAACACTGTTCATTCGCTTGAATTTGTTATCGACGATACCTTTGCAGCCAATCCCGTCGATACGGCGTACGAGCCGATCGACCGAAACACGTCGGCACTAAATCTTTACGTTGGCGACTTTTTGACCGACCAGGGCTACGGTGACGCCGGAACAGTCGAACAAGCCGTCGCTTTGCTCAACAACGACCAACGCATCAAACACGATGCTGACTGGGCGTTCACCATTTTCATCGTTGATTCATCGGATGACCCGGATGGATTGTTCGCCGCAGGCGGCAGTTTCGCGGCGGCTTTCGCTTATCCCGGTGGTCTGTTCATCGTGACACCTTCCACCCGTCCGGCGTCAACGATTGCTCATGAGATGGGGCACATCTTCTGGGCTCGTGACGAATACTCTGGCGGCGGATCTTGGACTGACCAACGCGGTTATTACAACACCCAAAACCTGAACGCCGCTGACAATCCCACGACTGGTTTCGTGCAAGAAATCAGCATCATGCGAGGCGGCGTGCCATTGACCGCCGCTTTCGAGAACCATGTGAGCCCCGCGTCGACGCTGGCAATGGTTGGCTGGCAAGACAGTGATGGTGATGGCATCTTTGATTTTGCGGATGTTCCCCTTCAACTAGATGGCATTGGCTCGTTCAACTCTGAAACATCGCTCTACCGGTTTGCCGGGTCGGCATCAGCGGTACCGCTGCAGAATCGCAATTCGTCCGGCAACCAGAGCGATATCACGCTGAACGAAATTAGCCAATTGCAGTATCGTCTTGATGGTGGAGATTGGTTGACGGCAGCCACGGTGGGCGCGCAATCGGCTGATCTTGATGTTGAATTTTCAATTGGGGAAGCGTTTGAAACCATTGAATTGCGAGTCATTGACGATTCAGTTGGCGTGACCAGCGAACTAGTGTCGGGGACCAACTTGCTTCCTGCGATCGCCGGATCGAGCATTTCTGGCATCGCTTTCCTTGATCAAAACGGTGACGGACAACGATCGGACGACGAACCGCTGCTTGCCAACCATTTGGTCACCGTTCGCCAGGCCGATGGATCTGCATTGTTTGAGACCGAGATCGTTGCGGACGCATTTGACGATGATGGTGAGCTACCAAGCGATGCTGCCTTGGGAATGACGCTGTCCGCCGATGGTATCGTCGCGAGCTCAATGATAGGCGTCTTTGATTCCGAAAGTGTTTCGGGACGTGTGTTCCATTCCTATGACCTTCAACGAGAGCGATGGTCAGAGCGATTTGACGACCGAGTCGCGTTGGTCGCCAATTTTCACTTGGATACCGTACCGGTAAGTGTGGGTGAGGTAAGTGTCACCGCTGGCGGTCTCGACCAAGGTAGCTACGCCAGGATCGAAGGCTATGACGGCGATGGCAATTTAGTGGCTAGAGCGACTTCGTCGCTGATTGACGACGGACAATCCGAAACAATCACGTTGACTGACGTGCTCGGGCGAATCGAACAGATTCGAGTCTTCGGCCATGCCGACACCTCGATCGTTGTCAGCGAAATCGTTGCCGGAGTCTCGGGCGAACTGCAAACGGATTCGCTGGGAGTTTGGCGTTTGAACCACCTGCCGTTGGGTGACTATCAAATTGAGGTTACTCCACAAGTAATAACACAGAGCTTTGACAGCGTACCGCAGGTGGTATCAGTCACCGCCGAAGCGTCTTCCGTATTGATGGCGGGTGCTGTTCGTGTTGATAGTCCACGACACAACCTGATTTCTGCCGAGGATGTCAACGATGACGGGAAGATTACGTCGCTCGATGCGTTGCTGATCATTAATGACATGAGTCGATCAACCTCTCGAGTGCTTGGTCTGCACGAAACCGAAGGTTTTTATATCGACGTCAACAACGACGGGTCAGTGACCGCTTTGGATGCATTGCTAGTGATCAATTCAATTGGTCGATCCGAAAGCGGCGAACCCGAGCGTATTGCACAGTCAGAGTCACAACTGGGCACTGGCACTGGCACTGGCACTGGCACTAAGCCGTCGCAATCGTTTTATTCGGCAGACTCAAGTATCCCTTCGAAACCAGGCGTAAGTTCACCTTTCGTTGACCCAGTACCGGAAGTGACCTCTGACGCCAATGATCTGGTGTTCACGAAGTGGGGTACCGACCTATCCGATAGGACCGACCTTGCCGGTAGAGAAACGACTGATGAAAGTGCCGGTAGAGTTGCAACCGATAGCACACCAATGACACTGGTAAGTCTGGAGAAGGTGGATCGCTCCGATTTAGAAGCTAGAAATCTCTCTCTTATTAGGCGGCCAACGCTCAATGACGACCCCATAGCGAAGCCTATACACCCTAACAGTATTACGGAAATGGCTGAAATTACGGCCGAACTCGTGGATCCTTTTGGGGAACCTTTCTGGAGGTGGCTGGTCTAA
- a CDS encoding sodium/glutamate symporter, which yields MTLALIATAVLLLFALALHSTFAIFRWLYLPISVTAGFIGLVLVLTASSEVLDSLLPGHDLTAVLRSVTGHWRSWPGTLIAIVFAGMLLERPSSSAADSLRRAGREGLMVWIIVLGQTAIGLALTLLWIQPRTGVPDAFGMLIETGFAGGHGTAAAMGQVFESEMSFLSGGRDLGVTMATIGLVYGVISGVVWVNLGIRRGWTRPKNSSDQQDVDAIAGDETANDTNLEQLPSSRGPAIEPLLLQMIWLTIAFAIGWLLQASVGELAEWIETAFNPASSVASEVGEAKLHQKIQLSEIVNSFPLFIYTLLGGWIVRWALSVLGISHWIDGPMISRICSMAMDILVVAAIASLDISIVSGQFESLLVLVIGGSLWTAFCLLVLSRQILPREHWFELGLINYGMSTGTTATGFVLLRMIDPKLESGAAEDYALAAPLSSPFIGGGMITIGLPILILGKVPLAIVVLSLIAIVLLLIVAARMIATKHNRSG from the coding sequence ATGACTCTGGCACTGATCGCCACCGCCGTCCTGTTGCTTTTTGCACTCGCATTGCATTCAACCTTTGCGATCTTTCGTTGGCTCTACCTGCCCATTTCGGTGACAGCGGGTTTCATTGGTTTAGTACTCGTGCTAACAGCATCTAGTGAGGTGCTTGATTCCCTATTGCCGGGTCACGATCTGACGGCTGTCTTGCGATCGGTTACCGGACATTGGCGATCCTGGCCCGGCACGCTCATTGCAATCGTATTTGCTGGGATGTTACTGGAGCGGCCCTCATCATCAGCCGCTGACTCGTTGCGGCGTGCCGGACGGGAAGGCTTGATGGTTTGGATCATTGTGCTCGGTCAAACCGCCATCGGATTGGCTTTGACCTTGCTTTGGATCCAACCTCGAACGGGTGTTCCCGACGCGTTTGGAATGCTGATAGAAACTGGCTTCGCTGGCGGACACGGTACCGCCGCCGCGATGGGGCAAGTTTTTGAAAGCGAGATGAGCTTTCTGAGCGGTGGCCGAGACTTGGGCGTCACCATGGCGACTATCGGTTTGGTTTACGGTGTGATCTCGGGTGTCGTCTGGGTCAACCTTGGTATTCGACGTGGATGGACGCGGCCGAAAAACTCAAGCGACCAACAGGACGTTGACGCGATCGCAGGTGACGAAACTGCTAACGATACGAATCTCGAACAATTGCCTTCTAGTCGTGGCCCTGCGATCGAACCCTTGTTATTGCAAATGATTTGGCTGACGATAGCGTTTGCAATCGGATGGCTACTACAGGCAAGTGTGGGTGAATTGGCGGAGTGGATCGAAACGGCATTCAATCCGGCCAGCAGCGTTGCTAGTGAAGTCGGTGAAGCCAAGCTACACCAGAAAATCCAATTGTCCGAGATTGTTAATAGCTTCCCATTGTTCATCTACACCCTGCTTGGCGGTTGGATCGTTCGCTGGGCACTGTCTGTTCTGGGCATTAGCCATTGGATCGATGGCCCCATGATTAGTCGAATTTGCTCCATGGCCATGGACATATTGGTCGTGGCTGCCATTGCATCGCTGGACATCTCAATTGTGAGCGGACAATTCGAAAGCTTGCTGGTACTGGTTATCGGCGGCTCCTTGTGGACCGCGTTCTGCCTGCTTGTCCTCTCCCGACAAATCCTTCCAAGGGAACATTGGTTTGAGCTTGGACTAATTAACTATGGAATGTCGACGGGGACAACTGCAACAGGTTTCGTGCTGCTACGGATGATTGATCCGAAACTTGAGTCGGGTGCAGCGGAAGATTACGCGCTCGCGGCGCCCCTGTCTTCGCCGTTCATAGGCGGCGGTATGATTACGATTGGATTACCAATTCTAATTTTGGGTAAGGTGCCGCTAGCGATTGTCGTCCTTTCGCTCATCGCGATCGTACTGTTGCTAATCGTGGCAGCTCGGATGATCGCGACGAAACACAATCGGTCAGGATGA
- a CDS encoding tandem-95 repeat protein, giving the protein MKNLRQLVRQSGLLSSGKRRRRNEKSRPSTRPLGSETLEKRELLAGDALAPQHNYWNSYDVNDDGQITSRDALAIINKMSRLSSEGEAASASVDPDAPRMFYDVNADFNVTASDALSVINAIDRGEEVGELIELQLRALSDPTDIDSQITTVAVGETFHLEVSYDDLRLFNDRLGAFQLFTDIAVSQPNVLVPVLNETQRIIIGEELTQSPFPTSITVGREGTTQTVDSAFNDFASSPTDEIKRVLREFGLTDSQFEVSTLSFDNNDLGFEIFYVGDEFGNVDVPDLTIEVNENGGAEVPTQFIEFAPFEADGTTPNSDAVRFNINAFSRTFNDNEEFYSLQNAGAFSLTDGFTGVGGLGPIPGQGGGIPQLTDDGSFIEPFDAFSIPVRLIAPVTNLVISVNPGEDPEATLLYGRDDAVPQDLVLIDGDASVTISTTVVGTDIDAANVALPVTEDVAATVDLANSITNGPAETITIQQAASPRGTATLNGSVLTYTPNANVSGTEAITYTVTRAGVTDTATINVTITAVNDAPVAVNDSFTTGVNTPLTISASELLANDTDVDNTAAELSVTAVGTASSGTVALNGTTITYTPTATFEGDATFTYTLSDGTATATGTVTVSVGDVVSAPEVTDGTLTLNEDVQRTIDLSTLVTGGGTVDTFTIPTDAANGSSVINGSILTFTPDADFFGSDSIVFRAANSGGAARGTIAVTVRSVNDAPVATDDAVNATQNEARTIAISALLSNDSPGAENETDTLSITSVSTTTTGASVEISGANVIYTPPTDFIGADSFTYTLSDGSALTDTGTVSVNVREVALEAPIAGNTTLTVQSGSSGTVDLASLLTGGPADTLAVSSNPNNGTASITGTTLTYTPNAGFTGTDTIVYRASNDAGSDPGTISVTVTAVGVVNNPPSSPNVSVNATEDTAVTFTAATLLANATPGTGEGSTQTVSIASVASPGSAGGTATRTSSGGIRYTPAANFNGTETFTVTITDDFSPAATATFTLTINVAAVNDAPNAVNDTATAFTGSTTNINVLANDNAGPANENQALTVVAASSSNGTVNINNDGTLSFTPSSGFTGTATIDYTIEDSGGAQDSATVSVTVQDFVPTTISGAIFIDNIDNLDEVRQGGQPSRNGIKDDVDDGIGGVAVRLVSSTGTTVAAARTNLDGGYTFTNVAPGNYTVVFDLPDSATPVGSTTVALVVNPNGSQTNPSQTQNLTLSGTTGTGTETLSILASSYLRANRDIAGMSNGGREGGMVAFGPNGVQSMFIAGEGFDDVVFGELLVNSRQDTALLVIVREGATSPEVASIGEDNFVMSANGGGARFFGGMDDFDFVSVDSPLSSEFAGYQAAVDRALAEL; this is encoded by the coding sequence ATGAAAAATCTGCGTCAACTGGTTCGCCAATCCGGTCTTCTATCTAGCGGAAAACGGCGCCGACGCAATGAGAAGTCCCGCCCAAGCACACGCCCCCTTGGTAGCGAGACTCTCGAAAAGCGAGAACTTTTGGCTGGTGATGCACTTGCTCCCCAGCACAATTACTGGAACAGCTACGACGTCAACGACGACGGTCAAATCACGTCACGTGACGCGCTCGCGATCATCAACAAGATGAGCCGCTTGAGTTCTGAAGGTGAAGCAGCCAGTGCCTCGGTGGATCCTGACGCTCCACGAATGTTCTACGACGTCAACGCAGACTTCAACGTGACTGCCTCGGACGCTCTCTCGGTTATCAACGCGATCGACCGTGGTGAAGAAGTTGGCGAGCTGATTGAGTTGCAACTGCGAGCTCTCAGTGACCCCACCGATATCGACAGCCAAATCACAACTGTGGCTGTGGGCGAAACGTTCCATTTGGAAGTCAGCTACGACGATTTGCGATTGTTCAACGATCGCCTCGGTGCATTCCAGTTGTTCACCGACATTGCCGTCAGTCAACCAAACGTCTTGGTTCCTGTTCTCAACGAGACTCAGCGAATCATCATTGGCGAAGAGCTGACTCAGTCACCTTTCCCAACGAGCATTACCGTTGGCCGCGAAGGAACAACGCAAACGGTCGACTCGGCGTTTAACGATTTCGCGAGCAGCCCGACGGATGAAATTAAGCGAGTGCTTCGTGAGTTTGGTCTTACAGATTCGCAGTTTGAAGTCAGCACGCTGTCGTTTGACAACAATGATCTTGGCTTTGAAATTTTCTACGTTGGCGATGAGTTTGGAAACGTCGATGTTCCCGACTTGACCATCGAGGTCAACGAGAACGGTGGTGCCGAAGTCCCAACTCAGTTCATCGAGTTTGCTCCTTTTGAGGCAGACGGAACGACGCCTAACAGCGATGCCGTTCGCTTTAACATCAACGCATTCAGCCGAACGTTCAACGATAACGAAGAGTTTTACTCGCTCCAGAATGCTGGTGCTTTCAGCTTGACTGACGGATTCACCGGAGTCGGTGGATTGGGACCAATTCCAGGTCAAGGCGGTGGTATTCCTCAACTTACCGACGACGGTAGCTTTATTGAGCCATTCGACGCGTTCAGCATTCCGGTGCGGTTGATTGCACCTGTCACCAACTTGGTGATCTCGGTGAATCCGGGCGAAGACCCTGAAGCAACCTTGCTTTACGGTCGTGATGATGCAGTTCCGCAGGATTTGGTTCTGATTGACGGCGACGCTTCGGTAACGATTTCCACAACCGTGGTTGGGACCGACATTGATGCTGCGAATGTGGCTCTTCCCGTAACGGAAGATGTTGCTGCAACAGTCGACTTGGCCAACTCAATTACGAATGGTCCTGCTGAAACAATTACGATTCAGCAAGCGGCTAGCCCGCGTGGTACAGCAACGCTTAACGGCAGCGTTCTGACTTACACGCCAAATGCGAACGTCAGCGGCACCGAAGCGATCACCTATACCGTTACACGTGCCGGTGTTACTGACACCGCCACGATCAACGTGACTATCACCGCCGTAAACGATGCACCCGTTGCAGTTAACGATTCGTTTACCACTGGCGTTAATACACCGCTGACCATCAGCGCATCCGAATTGCTTGCCAATGACACCGATGTCGACAACACAGCGGCTGAACTGAGTGTGACAGCAGTCGGTACGGCCAGCAGCGGAACGGTTGCCTTGAATGGCACCACCATCACCTACACGCCAACGGCTACCTTCGAAGGCGACGCGACGTTCACCTACACGTTGTCTGATGGAACGGCGACTGCAACTGGCACCGTTACCGTCTCGGTCGGTGATGTAGTATCGGCTCCTGAGGTTACTGACGGGACGCTTACTCTTAATGAAGATGTGCAGCGGACCATTGACCTCTCGACACTCGTTACTGGTGGCGGGACCGTCGACACATTTACGATTCCAACGGACGCTGCCAATGGTAGCTCAGTGATCAATGGCAGCATTTTGACTTTCACGCCAGACGCTGACTTCTTCGGCTCTGATTCAATCGTCTTCCGAGCGGCCAACAGCGGCGGTGCTGCTCGAGGAACAATTGCTGTCACCGTTAGATCAGTCAACGATGCACCGGTGGCTACTGACGATGCAGTCAATGCGACGCAGAACGAGGCACGCACAATTGCCATCAGCGCACTACTTAGTAACGATAGCCCAGGTGCTGAAAACGAAACCGACACGCTTTCGATTACCTCTGTAAGTACAACCACGACCGGAGCGAGTGTTGAAATCAGTGGTGCAAACGTCATCTATACACCGCCAACCGATTTCATTGGAGCTGACTCGTTCACCTATACGCTAAGCGACGGAAGTGCGTTGACGGATACTGGCACTGTCAGTGTCAATGTTCGCGAAGTGGCGTTGGAGGCACCAATTGCGGGCAACACAACTCTTACCGTTCAGTCGGGAAGTTCAGGCACGGTTGATTTGGCTAGCCTGCTAACTGGAGGTCCTGCCGATACGCTTGCCGTGTCATCAAATCCCAATAACGGAACGGCGTCGATCACTGGTACCACATTGACGTACACGCCTAATGCAGGCTTTACTGGTACGGACACCATCGTGTACCGAGCCAGCAATGACGCAGGGTCTGATCCTGGAACTATTTCAGTGACCGTGACAGCAGTTGGAGTGGTTAACAATCCGCCATCGAGTCCAAACGTTTCGGTGAATGCAACCGAAGACACGGCCGTGACATTCACGGCGGCGACTCTTCTTGCCAATGCGACTCCAGGGACAGGCGAAGGCTCAACCCAAACGGTTTCGATTGCCAGCGTCGCTAGCCCAGGTTCGGCTGGTGGAACGGCGACAAGAACATCAAGCGGTGGTATTCGTTACACACCAGCAGCTAACTTCAATGGTACCGAAACCTTCACGGTTACGATCACCGACGATTTCTCGCCTGCTGCAACGGCAACGTTCACTTTGACGATCAACGTCGCGGCTGTGAACGATGCACCGAACGCTGTTAACGACACGGCTACTGCGTTCACAGGTTCAACCACCAACATCAATGTCCTTGCTAACGACAATGCAGGTCCGGCCAACGAAAATCAAGCCTTGACGGTGGTCGCAGCCAGCTCATCCAACGGCACGGTAAACATCAACAACGATGGCACGTTGTCCTTCACACCTAGTTCTGGCTTCACCGGAACAGCAACGATCGACTACACCATCGAAGATTCAGGTGGAGCTCAAGATTCAGCAACGGTCAGTGTTACCGTTCAGGACTTTGTTCCAACGACGATTAGCGGTGCAATCTTCATCGACAACATCGATAATCTTGACGAAGTTCGCCAAGGTGGGCAGCCATCTCGAAATGGCATCAAGGATGACGTCGATGACGGCATCGGCGGCGTAGCGGTTCGACTGGTATCGAGTACCGGAACAACGGTGGCAGCGGCCCGTACCAATTTGGATGGCGGTTACACGTTCACTAACGTAGCTCCGGGTAACTACACCGTTGTCTTCGATCTGCCTGATTCCGCGACTCCGGTTGGCAGCACGACGGTAGCCTTGGTTGTGAATCCTAACGGCAGCCAAACCAACCCATCGCAAACCCAGAACCTGACTTTGTCGGGAACCACGGGAACCGGAACCGAAACGCTAAGCATCTTGGCGTCTAGCTACTTGCGAGCCAACCGCGACATCGCTGGCATGTCCAACGGCGGACGCGAAGGCGGCATGGTGGCGTTTGGACCAAACGGCGTTCAGTCCATGTTCATTGCCGGCGAAGGATTCGACGATGTGGTCTTCGGCGAATTGTTGGTCAACAGCCGCCAAGACACCGCATTGCTAGTGATTGTTCGTGAAGGTGCGACATCACCAGAGGTTGCGTCGATTGGCGAAGACAACTTTGTCATGTCCGCCAACGGTGGTGGTGCTCGGTTCTTCGGTGGCATGGACGACTTTGACTTTGTGTCGGTCGATTCACCACTGTCGAGCGAGTTTGCTGGTTATCAAGCGGCTGTCGACCGCGCTCTTGCTGAGCTGTAA
- a CDS encoding SDR family NAD(P)-dependent oxidoreductase, translating to MSPSTIPVALVTGGSAGLGRAIAMRLVEKDYQVWITGRTERTLRQAATELSLGSRRPIQFAVADVTRPQDVEQLILRIAKESQRLDVIVNCVGTSDRGLIEGLTPDRVHELIDQNVVSTLNVCQASLALLAESQGVIVNIGSLASKVSPRFLGGYSIAKHSLAALTSQLRLELKPQGIHVGLVSPGPIRRDDAGSRYNDHVEDGLPDQAKKPGGGTRVSGLPPEVVVDAVMKCIVKRSPDLIRPRYLRPLIAIGHLFPRCGDWLLMKFTSSKS from the coding sequence ATGAGTCCATCGACTATTCCCGTCGCCTTGGTCACCGGCGGATCCGCGGGATTGGGTCGAGCGATTGCGATGCGATTGGTTGAAAAGGACTATCAAGTTTGGATCACTGGTCGAACCGAACGCACGTTGCGTCAAGCTGCGACCGAGCTATCGCTGGGTTCGCGGCGTCCGATTCAGTTCGCGGTGGCTGATGTCACACGACCACAAGATGTTGAGCAACTGATTTTGCGAATTGCAAAAGAAAGTCAAAGACTCGACGTGATCGTTAACTGCGTCGGCACCAGTGACCGAGGACTGATCGAAGGCTTAACGCCCGATCGAGTTCACGAATTGATCGATCAAAACGTGGTGTCTACCTTAAACGTCTGCCAAGCGTCACTCGCACTGCTTGCAGAGTCTCAAGGAGTGATCGTCAACATTGGTTCGTTGGCATCAAAGGTCAGTCCCCGTTTTCTTGGTGGCTATTCCATTGCCAAGCACTCGCTCGCAGCGCTCACTTCTCAACTGCGTTTAGAACTCAAGCCTCAAGGCATTCACGTTGGATTGGTCAGTCCCGGTCCCATTCGCCGCGACGATGCGGGGAGCCGCTATAACGACCATGTCGAAGATGGCCTTCCCGACCAAGCAAAAAAACCAGGGGGCGGAACTCGCGTTTCCGGTCTACCGCCTGAGGTCGTCGTTGATGCCGTGATGAAGTGCATTGTAAAACGGTCACCCGACCTGATCCGACCGCGGTACTTGCGACCGCTGATTGCGATTGGACATCTATTTCCAAGATGCGGCGACTGGTTGCTAATGAAGTTCACGTCGTCAAAGTCGTAG
- a CDS encoding ExbD/TolR family protein, with amino-acid sequence MAFKLKRSSVASTLSLTPLIDVVFLLLIFFLVTSEFEDEERRLDIVLPSATSAVPMISKPREVVVDIDSAGDIFLGGKLTALADLQQLLEKAVADNPTSQTVVIRADRQAAFQPVVSVMDVCNRTGVGDYSVTTQEGPDG; translated from the coding sequence ATGGCCTTCAAATTGAAACGCTCGTCGGTGGCGAGCACACTTAGCCTGACGCCCTTGATTGACGTGGTGTTCCTGCTGCTGATTTTCTTCCTCGTTACCAGTGAGTTCGAAGACGAAGAACGCAGGCTCGACATCGTATTGCCATCGGCTACCAGCGCCGTGCCGATGATTAGCAAGCCTCGCGAAGTCGTCGTAGACATTGATTCGGCAGGTGACATTTTTCTTGGAGGCAAGCTGACGGCTCTGGCCGACTTGCAACAATTGCTTGAGAAAGCGGTTGCAGATAATCCGACCAGTCAAACCGTTGTGATTCGTGCTGATCGGCAAGCTGCTTTTCAGCCTGTGGTCAGTGTCATGGACGTATGCAACCGAACTGGCGTGGGCGACTACAGCGTGACAACGCAGGAAGGCCCCGATGGCTAG